A region from the Acanthopagrus latus isolate v.2019 chromosome 8, fAcaLat1.1, whole genome shotgun sequence genome encodes:
- the eea1 gene encoding early endosome antigen 1 isoform X2: protein MLRRILQMTPGKGGSQNAESEQPSTDLNHDQTSEGFICPQCMKSHNSAEELFKHYELFHDTGDLPAHVAPTREDLTMLRQEVQDLHASLKEERWFSGELKKELDKVTGQLKQNDGPVDSEDSALERKLNEAETEKFNIKQMKDLFEQKAAQLATEIVDLKSRYDEEKSLREAGDQRSAKLTEQLQKEKQENERLQTELLQRPGVEDVEVLQKELVQVQTLMDSMTREREDESEHLKKHYEQLQANYTTSEMTVSQLKAELEKGPQEAAVYTQQIHQLRSDLNNLQQQSQSLSEKLARKEKEYQELEERLGAEKAAKKGVQGSLREKELEVQELQTRASGAEASLQKAQVEIRERAEEVAKLKSEIGELEVKHAELKVERKQLEQQREEKESHGAQQQTEIGQLHAKLLEAERQLGEVQGRLKEQRQLSGEKLKDREQQAADLQLKLSRAEEQLKESASKNTDVQHQLEKAKQQHQELQALQQNTNGKLREAQNDLEQVLRQIGDKDQKIQNLEALLQKSKDIVSQLEAEREDLCAKIQAGEGETALLSQLKEKNHALQEQVTQLTDKLKNQSESNKQAQDNLHEQVQEQKTLLRSAQDRAHTLETSVTELTTQLADSKEKVAQLDAQLKAKTEMLLSAEAAKAAQKANLENNLESAQHALQDKQQELNKAQKKVEEQAQRLKERQEQCTQLEASVKEFKDKLMASEQRTEQLEGHNKKLESQVGELQTTRDQVQQEVQKLQKEGSEVKRKVKELQRSLETEKAGATTLQEELNKKAAALSDIQQQLERSEQDKSALKVNLDKVTQEGKTQHAELDRKAQSLAADLQKAQQEKEAQKKELASAQESLGKAKKALKESQSQLDTERKSHKSAMEEKEKANEKAKQELLTNNEAITKAMNQTKEQLEQMREAEKKLKVQLTTAEQQHTKTQEALKEKESQLEKQRAQLKTAQGSFGEEMKKLKGQVAELQEVNVKKVEEESKLRAQVSGLGQELSSEKSRTAELQKALEQSQGSLTKLQSDFYGKESEVSALRQDMKALEEKLHLAQEELAANRTHQTGLEAQIQELQTGRGSLEQELTKRDQKLKQQEQTLKELQKQQGQVKEEMEKERSKVEELNKAKSVLEKNNSRLTSELKALTEKSEKELVELREAKQLLIQQKLELQGQVEAAQSSLEQEQKEHQATKDSRQQREEQLLAQTKEVQDKLLAEKRAREEQVKRGEEAEAKMAVQVTALNENVATLKREWQGSQRRVGELEKQTDELRGEIAVLEATVQNNQDERRALLERCVKGEGEIEKLQSKVVELRRKLDDTTAAMQELGRENQSLQIKQSQSLTRKWAEDHEVQNCMACGKGFSLSVRKHHCRHCGNIFCAECSAKNALTPSSKKPVRVCETCFEELQG, encoded by the exons ACTCCTGGGAAGGGAGGCTCCCAGAACGCAGAGTCCGAGCAGCCCAGCACAGACCTCAATCACGACCAGACGTCTGAG ggCTTCATCTGTCCTCAGTGTATGAAATCTCACAACTCTGCAGAGGAGCTGTTCAAGCACTATGAGCTGTTCCATGACACCGGAGACCTGCCCGCTCATGTGGCCCCCACGAG GGAAGACCTCACAATGCTGCGGCAAGAGGTTCAGGACCTGCACGCTTCTCTCAAG GAGGAACGATGGTTCTCTGGAGAGCTCAAGAAGGAGTTAGACAAAGTCACAGGACAACTGAAGCAA AACGATGGGCCGGTGGACTCTGAAGATTCAG cgCTAGAAAGGAAGTTGAAcgaagcagagacagaaaagttcaACATCAAGCAGATGAAAGACCTGTTTGAGCAGAAAGCTGCGCAGCTGGCCACAGAGATAGTAG ACTTGAAGTCTCGCTATGACGAGGAGAAGAGCCTGAGGGAGGCCGGAGACCAGAGGTCGGCCAAACTGACCGAACAGCTacagaaagagaagcaggagaacGAGCGACTCCAAACAGAACTG CTGCAGCGGCCGGGCGTGGAGGACGTGGAGGTGCTGCAGAAGGAGCTGGTGCAGGTCCAGACACTGATGGACAGCATGACTCgtgagagagaggatgagtcCGAACACCTCAAGAAACACTACGAGCAGCTGCAGGCTAATTACACTACCTCAGAG ATGACTGTATCCCAACTAaaagcagagctggagaaaggTCCGCAGGAAGCAGCCGTCTACACGCAACAGATCCACCAGCTGAGGAGCGATCTGAATAATTTGCAGCAGCAAAGCcag AGCCTGTCTGAAAAGCTTGCACGTAAAGAGAAGGAGTATCAGGAGCTTGAGGAGCGTCTGGGAGCTGAGAAGGCCGCCAAGAAGGGAGTTCAAGGCAGCCTGAgggagaaggagctggaggttCAAGAGCTCCAGACCCGTGCCTCAGGGGCAGAGGCCTCCCTGCAGAAGGCCCAGGTGGAGATCAGAGAGAGGGCTGAGGAGGTGGCCAAGTTGAAGAGCGAGATCGGGGAGCTGGAGGTGAAGCACGCAGAGCTGAAGGTTGAGAGAAAACAGTTGGAGCAGCaaagggaagagaaggagagccACGGTGCTCAGCAGCAGACCGAGATCGGTCAG CTGCATGCCAAACTGCTGGAGGCGGAGAGGCAGCTGGGCGAGGTGCAAGGTCGTCTCAAAGAACAGAGGCAGCTGTCCGGGGAGAAACTGAAAGACCGCGAGCAGCAAGCAGCCGACCTGCAGCTCAAACTGTCCCGTGCAGAAGAACAG TTGAAGGAGAGTGCCAGTAAGAACACAGACGTGCAGCACCAGCTGGAGAAAgccaagcagcagcaccaggagcTGCAGGCGCTGCAGCAAAACACCAACGGCAAACTCCGAGAGGCGCAG aatgACCTGGAGCAGGTGCTGCGCCAGATTGGAGACAAAGACCAGAAGATCCAGAATCTGGAGGCTTTACTGCAGAAGAGCAAGGACATCGTGAGCCAGCTGGAGGCCGAGAGAGAGGACTTGTGTGCCAAGATCCAGGCCGGGGAGGGAGAGACGGCTCTGCTGAGccagctgaaagagaaaaaccaTGCACTACAGGAACAG GTAACACAGTTGACAGACAAGCTGaagaaccaatcagagagcaacAAGCAAGCCCAGGATAACCTCCATGAGCAGGTCCAGGAGCAGAAGACTCTGCTGCGTTCAGCCCAGGACCGAGCCCACACCCTGGAGACCTCGGTCACAGAACTCACCACTCAGCTCGCAGACAGCAAGGAGAAAGTTGCCCAGTTGGATGCTCAG CTAAAGGCAAAGACGGAGATGTTGCTATCTGCAGAGGCTGCCAAGGCTGCACAGAAGGCTAACCTGGAGAACAACCTGGAGAGTGCCCAGCATGCATTGCAGGATAAGCAGCAG GAGCTGAACAAAGCTCAGAAGAAGGTGGAAGAGCAGGCCCAGAGGCTGAAGGAGAGACAGGAGCAGTGCACGCAGCTGGAGGCCAGCGTGAAGGAGTTTAAAGACAAATTAATGGCCTCAGAACAACgtacagagcagctggagggcCACAATAAG AAATTAGAGTCGCAGGTTGGGGAGTTGCAGACCACACGCGACCAGGTGCAGCAGGAAGTGCAGAAGCTGCAGAAGGAGGGGTCGGAGGTGAAACGGAAAGTGAAGGAGTTGCAGCGCTCGTTGGAGACGGAGAAAGCAGG GGCTACAACACTACAAGAGGAATTGAATAAAAAGGCAGCTGCTCTGAGTgacattcagcagcagctggagcgcAGCGAGCAGGACAAATCTGCTCTGAAGGTGAACCTGGACAAGGTAACCCAGGAGGGAAAGACTCAGCACGCAGAGCTGGACAGAAAGGCTCAGAGCCTTGCAGCAGATTTACAGAAGGCCCAGCAGGAGAAAGAGGCTCAAAAGAAGGAGCTCGCCTCTGCACAGGAGAGTCTCGGAAAGGCTAAGAAGGCACTGAAAGAGAGTCAGAGTCAGctggacacagagaggaagagccACAAGTCAGCCATGGAAGAGAAG GAAAAGGCCAATGAAAAGGCCAAACAGGAGCTTCTTACGAATAATGAGGCCATCACCAAGGCAATGAACCAGACTAAAGAGCAGTTGGAGCAGATGAGAGAG GCAGAGAAAAAGTTGAAGGTGCAGCTGACCACAgcggagcagcagcacacaaagACTCAGGAGGCGCTTAAAGAAAAAGAGAGTCAGTTGGAGAAGCAGCGGGCACAACTGAAGACGGCCCAGGGGTCTTTtggggaggagatgaagaaactGAAGGGCCAAGTGGCAGAGTTACAGGAAGTGAATGTCAAGAAG GTAGAAGAGGAGAGTAAGCTGAGGGCGCAGGTGTCAGGGCTCGGCCAGGAGCTGTCCTCTGAGAAGAGCCggacagcagagctgcagaaggcCTTGGAGCAAAGCCAGGGAAGCCTCACTAAGCTTCAGTCTGACTTCTACGGCAAGGAGTCTGAAGTCTCTGCCCTGCGTCAGGACATGAAG GCGttggaggagaagctgcacCTGGctcaggaggagctggctgcCAACCGAACCCATCAGACGGGTTTAGAGGCTCAGATCCAGGAGCTGCAGACGGGCCGGGGCTCGCTGGAGCAGGAGCTGACGAAACGGGACCAGAAGCTCAAACAGCAAGAACAAACCCTGAAGGAATTacagaagcagcag GGTCaagtgaaggaggagatggagaaggagaggagtaAAGTGGAGGAGCTGAACAAAGCCAAGAGTGTCCTGGAGAAGAATAACAGCAGACTGACTTCTGAGTTAAAAGCACTGACGGAGAAGAGCGAGAAG GAGCTAGTTGAGTTACGGGAAGCCAAACAGCTGTTGATCCAGCAGAAACTGGAGCTGCAGGGTCAGGTGGAGGCGGCTCAGAGTTCCCTCGAGCAGGAGCAGAAAGAGCACCAGGCCACCAAGGACAGCaggcaacagagagaggagcagctcCTCGCCCAGACCAAGGAGGTCCAGGATAAGTTG CTGGCCGAGAAGCGAGCCAGAGAAGAGCAGGTGAAGCGCGGGGAGGAGGCGGAAGCCAAGATGGCCGTGCAGGTGACGGCACTGAATGAAAACGTGGCCACGCTGAAGAGGGAGTGGCAGGGCAGCCAGCGGAGAGTCGGTGAGCTGGAGAAGCAGACGgatgagctgagaggagagatCGCTGTGCTGGAGGCCACCGTCCAGAACAACCAGGACGAGAGGCGTGCGCTTTTAGAAAG GTGTGTAAAGGGTGAAGGCGAGATAGAGAAGCTGCAGTCGAAGGtggtggagctgaggaggaagctggacgACACGACGGCGGCCATGCAGGAGCTCGGCAGAGAGAACCAGTCGCTCCAG ATCAAGCAGTCACAGTCTCTGACCAGGAAGTGGGCCGAGGATCACGAGGTGCAGAACTGCATGGCCTGTGGGAagggcttctctctctctgtcaggaaG CACCACTGCAGACATTGCGGAAACATCTTCTGCGCCGAGTGTTCGGCGAAGAACGCCCTCACGCCATCCTCCAAAAAGCCAGTACGGGTCTGTGAGACGTGTTTCGAGGAGCTTCAAGGTTGA
- the eea1 gene encoding early endosome antigen 1 isoform X1, translating to MLRRILQMTPGKGGSQNAESEQPSTDLNHDQTSEGFICPQCMKSHNSAEELFKHYELFHDTGDLPAHVAPTREDLTMLRQEVQDLHASLKEERWFSGELKKELDKVTGQLKQNDGPVDSEDSALERKLNEAETEKFNIKQMKDLFEQKAAQLATEIVDLKSRYDEEKSLREAGDQRSAKLTEQLQKEKQENERLQTELLQRPGVEDVEVLQKELVQVQTLMDSMTREREDESEHLKKHYEQLQANYTTSEIRKLEMTVSQLKAELEKGPQEAAVYTQQIHQLRSDLNNLQQQSQSLSEKLARKEKEYQELEERLGAEKAAKKGVQGSLREKELEVQELQTRASGAEASLQKAQVEIRERAEEVAKLKSEIGELEVKHAELKVERKQLEQQREEKESHGAQQQTEIGQLHAKLLEAERQLGEVQGRLKEQRQLSGEKLKDREQQAADLQLKLSRAEEQLKESASKNTDVQHQLEKAKQQHQELQALQQNTNGKLREAQNDLEQVLRQIGDKDQKIQNLEALLQKSKDIVSQLEAEREDLCAKIQAGEGETALLSQLKEKNHALQEQVTQLTDKLKNQSESNKQAQDNLHEQVQEQKTLLRSAQDRAHTLETSVTELTTQLADSKEKVAQLDAQLKAKTEMLLSAEAAKAAQKANLENNLESAQHALQDKQQELNKAQKKVEEQAQRLKERQEQCTQLEASVKEFKDKLMASEQRTEQLEGHNKKLESQVGELQTTRDQVQQEVQKLQKEGSEVKRKVKELQRSLETEKAGATTLQEELNKKAAALSDIQQQLERSEQDKSALKVNLDKVTQEGKTQHAELDRKAQSLAADLQKAQQEKEAQKKELASAQESLGKAKKALKESQSQLDTERKSHKSAMEEKEKANEKAKQELLTNNEAITKAMNQTKEQLEQMREAEKKLKVQLTTAEQQHTKTQEALKEKESQLEKQRAQLKTAQGSFGEEMKKLKGQVAELQEVNVKKVEEESKLRAQVSGLGQELSSEKSRTAELQKALEQSQGSLTKLQSDFYGKESEVSALRQDMKALEEKLHLAQEELAANRTHQTGLEAQIQELQTGRGSLEQELTKRDQKLKQQEQTLKELQKQQGQVKEEMEKERSKVEELNKAKSVLEKNNSRLTSELKALTEKSEKELVELREAKQLLIQQKLELQGQVEAAQSSLEQEQKEHQATKDSRQQREEQLLAQTKEVQDKLLAEKRAREEQVKRGEEAEAKMAVQVTALNENVATLKREWQGSQRRVGELEKQTDELRGEIAVLEATVQNNQDERRALLERCVKGEGEIEKLQSKVVELRRKLDDTTAAMQELGRENQSLQIKQSQSLTRKWAEDHEVQNCMACGKGFSLSVRKHHCRHCGNIFCAECSAKNALTPSSKKPVRVCETCFEELQG from the exons ACTCCTGGGAAGGGAGGCTCCCAGAACGCAGAGTCCGAGCAGCCCAGCACAGACCTCAATCACGACCAGACGTCTGAG ggCTTCATCTGTCCTCAGTGTATGAAATCTCACAACTCTGCAGAGGAGCTGTTCAAGCACTATGAGCTGTTCCATGACACCGGAGACCTGCCCGCTCATGTGGCCCCCACGAG GGAAGACCTCACAATGCTGCGGCAAGAGGTTCAGGACCTGCACGCTTCTCTCAAG GAGGAACGATGGTTCTCTGGAGAGCTCAAGAAGGAGTTAGACAAAGTCACAGGACAACTGAAGCAA AACGATGGGCCGGTGGACTCTGAAGATTCAG cgCTAGAAAGGAAGTTGAAcgaagcagagacagaaaagttcaACATCAAGCAGATGAAAGACCTGTTTGAGCAGAAAGCTGCGCAGCTGGCCACAGAGATAGTAG ACTTGAAGTCTCGCTATGACGAGGAGAAGAGCCTGAGGGAGGCCGGAGACCAGAGGTCGGCCAAACTGACCGAACAGCTacagaaagagaagcaggagaacGAGCGACTCCAAACAGAACTG CTGCAGCGGCCGGGCGTGGAGGACGTGGAGGTGCTGCAGAAGGAGCTGGTGCAGGTCCAGACACTGATGGACAGCATGACTCgtgagagagaggatgagtcCGAACACCTCAAGAAACACTACGAGCAGCTGCAGGCTAATTACACTACCTCAGAG ATTCGTAAACTTGAG ATGACTGTATCCCAACTAaaagcagagctggagaaaggTCCGCAGGAAGCAGCCGTCTACACGCAACAGATCCACCAGCTGAGGAGCGATCTGAATAATTTGCAGCAGCAAAGCcag AGCCTGTCTGAAAAGCTTGCACGTAAAGAGAAGGAGTATCAGGAGCTTGAGGAGCGTCTGGGAGCTGAGAAGGCCGCCAAGAAGGGAGTTCAAGGCAGCCTGAgggagaaggagctggaggttCAAGAGCTCCAGACCCGTGCCTCAGGGGCAGAGGCCTCCCTGCAGAAGGCCCAGGTGGAGATCAGAGAGAGGGCTGAGGAGGTGGCCAAGTTGAAGAGCGAGATCGGGGAGCTGGAGGTGAAGCACGCAGAGCTGAAGGTTGAGAGAAAACAGTTGGAGCAGCaaagggaagagaaggagagccACGGTGCTCAGCAGCAGACCGAGATCGGTCAG CTGCATGCCAAACTGCTGGAGGCGGAGAGGCAGCTGGGCGAGGTGCAAGGTCGTCTCAAAGAACAGAGGCAGCTGTCCGGGGAGAAACTGAAAGACCGCGAGCAGCAAGCAGCCGACCTGCAGCTCAAACTGTCCCGTGCAGAAGAACAG TTGAAGGAGAGTGCCAGTAAGAACACAGACGTGCAGCACCAGCTGGAGAAAgccaagcagcagcaccaggagcTGCAGGCGCTGCAGCAAAACACCAACGGCAAACTCCGAGAGGCGCAG aatgACCTGGAGCAGGTGCTGCGCCAGATTGGAGACAAAGACCAGAAGATCCAGAATCTGGAGGCTTTACTGCAGAAGAGCAAGGACATCGTGAGCCAGCTGGAGGCCGAGAGAGAGGACTTGTGTGCCAAGATCCAGGCCGGGGAGGGAGAGACGGCTCTGCTGAGccagctgaaagagaaaaaccaTGCACTACAGGAACAG GTAACACAGTTGACAGACAAGCTGaagaaccaatcagagagcaacAAGCAAGCCCAGGATAACCTCCATGAGCAGGTCCAGGAGCAGAAGACTCTGCTGCGTTCAGCCCAGGACCGAGCCCACACCCTGGAGACCTCGGTCACAGAACTCACCACTCAGCTCGCAGACAGCAAGGAGAAAGTTGCCCAGTTGGATGCTCAG CTAAAGGCAAAGACGGAGATGTTGCTATCTGCAGAGGCTGCCAAGGCTGCACAGAAGGCTAACCTGGAGAACAACCTGGAGAGTGCCCAGCATGCATTGCAGGATAAGCAGCAG GAGCTGAACAAAGCTCAGAAGAAGGTGGAAGAGCAGGCCCAGAGGCTGAAGGAGAGACAGGAGCAGTGCACGCAGCTGGAGGCCAGCGTGAAGGAGTTTAAAGACAAATTAATGGCCTCAGAACAACgtacagagcagctggagggcCACAATAAG AAATTAGAGTCGCAGGTTGGGGAGTTGCAGACCACACGCGACCAGGTGCAGCAGGAAGTGCAGAAGCTGCAGAAGGAGGGGTCGGAGGTGAAACGGAAAGTGAAGGAGTTGCAGCGCTCGTTGGAGACGGAGAAAGCAGG GGCTACAACACTACAAGAGGAATTGAATAAAAAGGCAGCTGCTCTGAGTgacattcagcagcagctggagcgcAGCGAGCAGGACAAATCTGCTCTGAAGGTGAACCTGGACAAGGTAACCCAGGAGGGAAAGACTCAGCACGCAGAGCTGGACAGAAAGGCTCAGAGCCTTGCAGCAGATTTACAGAAGGCCCAGCAGGAGAAAGAGGCTCAAAAGAAGGAGCTCGCCTCTGCACAGGAGAGTCTCGGAAAGGCTAAGAAGGCACTGAAAGAGAGTCAGAGTCAGctggacacagagaggaagagccACAAGTCAGCCATGGAAGAGAAG GAAAAGGCCAATGAAAAGGCCAAACAGGAGCTTCTTACGAATAATGAGGCCATCACCAAGGCAATGAACCAGACTAAAGAGCAGTTGGAGCAGATGAGAGAG GCAGAGAAAAAGTTGAAGGTGCAGCTGACCACAgcggagcagcagcacacaaagACTCAGGAGGCGCTTAAAGAAAAAGAGAGTCAGTTGGAGAAGCAGCGGGCACAACTGAAGACGGCCCAGGGGTCTTTtggggaggagatgaagaaactGAAGGGCCAAGTGGCAGAGTTACAGGAAGTGAATGTCAAGAAG GTAGAAGAGGAGAGTAAGCTGAGGGCGCAGGTGTCAGGGCTCGGCCAGGAGCTGTCCTCTGAGAAGAGCCggacagcagagctgcagaaggcCTTGGAGCAAAGCCAGGGAAGCCTCACTAAGCTTCAGTCTGACTTCTACGGCAAGGAGTCTGAAGTCTCTGCCCTGCGTCAGGACATGAAG GCGttggaggagaagctgcacCTGGctcaggaggagctggctgcCAACCGAACCCATCAGACGGGTTTAGAGGCTCAGATCCAGGAGCTGCAGACGGGCCGGGGCTCGCTGGAGCAGGAGCTGACGAAACGGGACCAGAAGCTCAAACAGCAAGAACAAACCCTGAAGGAATTacagaagcagcag GGTCaagtgaaggaggagatggagaaggagaggagtaAAGTGGAGGAGCTGAACAAAGCCAAGAGTGTCCTGGAGAAGAATAACAGCAGACTGACTTCTGAGTTAAAAGCACTGACGGAGAAGAGCGAGAAG GAGCTAGTTGAGTTACGGGAAGCCAAACAGCTGTTGATCCAGCAGAAACTGGAGCTGCAGGGTCAGGTGGAGGCGGCTCAGAGTTCCCTCGAGCAGGAGCAGAAAGAGCACCAGGCCACCAAGGACAGCaggcaacagagagaggagcagctcCTCGCCCAGACCAAGGAGGTCCAGGATAAGTTG CTGGCCGAGAAGCGAGCCAGAGAAGAGCAGGTGAAGCGCGGGGAGGAGGCGGAAGCCAAGATGGCCGTGCAGGTGACGGCACTGAATGAAAACGTGGCCACGCTGAAGAGGGAGTGGCAGGGCAGCCAGCGGAGAGTCGGTGAGCTGGAGAAGCAGACGgatgagctgagaggagagatCGCTGTGCTGGAGGCCACCGTCCAGAACAACCAGGACGAGAGGCGTGCGCTTTTAGAAAG GTGTGTAAAGGGTGAAGGCGAGATAGAGAAGCTGCAGTCGAAGGtggtggagctgaggaggaagctggacgACACGACGGCGGCCATGCAGGAGCTCGGCAGAGAGAACCAGTCGCTCCAG ATCAAGCAGTCACAGTCTCTGACCAGGAAGTGGGCCGAGGATCACGAGGTGCAGAACTGCATGGCCTGTGGGAagggcttctctctctctgtcaggaaG CACCACTGCAGACATTGCGGAAACATCTTCTGCGCCGAGTGTTCGGCGAAGAACGCCCTCACGCCATCCTCCAAAAAGCCAGTACGGGTCTGTGAGACGTGTTTCGAGGAGCTTCAAGGTTGA